The Gemmata palustris genome includes a region encoding these proteins:
- a CDS encoding DNA topoisomerase IB has product MPRTPASPTKQKKSASPPFTFPVKVRLRLWCDTKPALKREPTGSGFRYRAPDGRVVRCAVTLARIRALVIPPAWTNVLICPDANGHLQAIGFDARGRKQYRYHPAFRAKRDGTKYDRVLTFGLALSRVRTRVELDLRRRGLSRDKVLAAVVKLLDRTHLRIGNAEYVRANRSFGLSTLLDRHVTFTRGTVRIKFRGKSGVEHDRIVSDAKLARLVRQCRDLPGQDLFQYRAGAGSRPIGSADVNAYIQKAAGAEFTAKDFRTWAGTVKAATKLAALPKPETKTEAERAVCGVVREVAAELGNTPAVCRKSYIHPSILEAFTRGGFAKTRARGQLSADEARVIRLLGG; this is encoded by the coding sequence ATGCCCCGCACGCCCGCGAGCCCCACGAAGCAAAAGAAGAGCGCGAGCCCACCATTCACGTTCCCCGTGAAAGTGCGCCTGCGCCTCTGGTGCGACACCAAGCCCGCGCTGAAGCGCGAGCCCACGGGGAGCGGGTTCCGGTACCGCGCCCCGGACGGCCGGGTGGTGCGGTGCGCCGTCACACTCGCGCGCATTCGGGCACTCGTGATCCCGCCCGCGTGGACGAACGTGCTCATCTGCCCGGACGCGAACGGGCACCTCCAGGCGATCGGGTTCGACGCGCGCGGGCGGAAACAGTACCGCTACCACCCGGCGTTCCGCGCGAAGCGGGACGGAACGAAGTACGATCGCGTTCTGACGTTCGGGCTCGCTCTGTCGCGCGTCCGCACGCGCGTCGAACTGGATCTCCGGCGCCGCGGACTTTCGCGCGACAAGGTGCTCGCGGCGGTGGTCAAACTGCTCGACCGAACGCACCTGCGCATCGGGAACGCGGAGTACGTGAGGGCGAACCGGTCGTTCGGCCTCAGCACGCTACTTGACCGCCACGTCACATTTACTCGCGGTACGGTCCGCATCAAGTTCCGCGGTAAGAGCGGCGTGGAGCACGACCGGATCGTGTCCGATGCGAAACTCGCGCGCCTCGTCCGGCAGTGCCGCGACCTCCCCGGCCAGGACCTGTTCCAGTACCGCGCCGGCGCCGGTTCCCGGCCCATCGGCTCGGCGGACGTGAACGCTTACATCCAGAAGGCCGCGGGCGCGGAATTCACCGCGAAGGACTTCCGCACCTGGGCCGGCACGGTGAAGGCCGCGACCAAGCTGGCCGCACTGCCGAAGCCGGAGACGAAAACCGAAGCGGAGCGGGCGGTGTGTGGCGTGGTGCGCGAGGTGGCCGCCGAGTTGGGGAACACGCCCGCGGTGTGCCGTAAGAGCTACATCCACCCATCGATACTGGAAGCCTTTACTCGAGGGGGCTTCGCCAAAACGCGCGCCCGCGGGCAACTCTCCGCTGATGAAGCGCGCGTGATTCGGCTCCTCGGTGGGTGA